In Lysinibacillus sp. 2017, the DNA window TTAAAGATTTATATTTTTTAGAGTAAATACCAATTGGCTCGATATGGATATTACCTGCATTGGCAAAATCATAGTCGAAATCGGCTTTTTGGCTTTCGAAGTACGGAATGTGTTGGAAGTAGTTGGCATCTAAATCACCAGACTCTAAATCTTTGTTTGGTAATACGTAATCCGTATATGATTCGATTTCTAATTCGATGCCTTGCTCCGCTAAAATTGGTTTTACCTTTTCTAAAATCACGGCATGTGGTGTATTTGATGCACCGACTACTAATTTGTCATCATCGTTGCCACATGCTGCTAATGCTAATACAGATGCCCCTAAAATAACGCTTGATAATAATTTTTTCATTGTTTAAAACCCCTGTCTTGTTTTGTTTTTACGCCTTCGTTTTTCCAAAACTTTTTTATATTCAGTAAATTACATTTGTAGACGCTCGCTCATTTCAAACTTGCGTCTACTTTGTTTCAGTTAAACAAAGGCAATTTATAATTACGGCCTTTAAGCCCCTAACTATCGCTTGTCTACTTTTGTCGTAATGTAGTCACCAATATATTGAATGATGAATACCACTACTAAAATTAAAATGGTTGCCATTAATGTAACGTCTGTACGATTACGTTGGAACCCGTCTAAGAAAGCTAAGTTCCCTAAACCACCAGCTCCGATAATTCCCGCCATTGCTGTATAACCAACTAAAGCAACCGCTGTTACGGTAATGCCTGAAATCAACGCTGGTAAGCTTTCCGGAATCAGTACCTTCCAAATGATTGTTGAAGTTTTCGCACCCATTGAACGAGCTGCTTCAATAACCCCTTTATCAATCTCACGTAGTGCAATTAGAACCATGCGTGCATAGAACGGTGCAGCTCCGATAATGAGTGCAGGTAGCGCGGCATTCGCTCCACGAATTGTGCCTAATAAAAATTTAGTAAATGGAATTAATAAAATGATTAATACGATAAATGGAACCGAACGGAAAATGTTGACGATGGATCCAGTTAAAAAGTGAGCCACTTTGTTTGCCCATAACTGATTGTCACTAGTTAAAAATAAAACAATCCCAATTAAAATTCCTAATATGAACGTGATAACCGTTGCAACAGTTGTCATATACAGAGTTTCGTATGTTGCGTCTAACATTTTACCCCAATCGACATTTGGAAGTAATTGATTAAACATGTTCAATCACCTCCGTTTGAACTTCGTGCTGTGCTAAAAAGTTTAGTGCTGCTTTTACCTCGTCAGCTGGACCGTCGATATGGATATACAGTGTTCCAAGTGAACCACCATTTGTCGTTGAAATTTTACCGTGCACAATATTTACGACAATATCGAATTGTTTGATAATTTGCGAGATAACAGGTTGCTCTGTCGTTTGACCAACGAAGCTTAATTTGACGATTTTCCCAGATGGGTAGTTTGCGATAATTTGTTGTAAAGAGGCTTGCGTTTCTTGTGTTGCACCTGAAGCTTGTGATACGAAATTTTTCGTAATTGGTGCTTGAGGTTGTTGGAACACTTGCAATACATCGCCTTGTTCTACCACTTTCCCCGCTTCCATGACTGCTACGCGATTACAGATTTTGCGAATCACATGCATTTCATGTGTAATGAGGACAATTGTTAAGCCAATTTTTTTGTTGATGTCGAGTAAAAGTTCTAAAATTGAATCCGTTGTTTCTGGGTCTAAGGCTGATGTTGCTTCATCACAAAGTAAAACTTCTGGGTTGTTAGCTAATGCGCGGGCAATGCCGACACGTTGCTTTTGACCACCTGATAATTGTGATGGATAGGCTTTTCCACGACCAGCTAATCCTACTAGTTCAATTAGTTCTGAAACTCGTTTCGCACGCTCATTCTTTGAAACACCCGCGATTTCTAATGGAAATGCGATGTTTTCTTCTACTGTACGTGACCAAAGTAAGTTGAAATGTTGGAAAATCATACTTATTTTTTGGCGCGCATCACGTAGCTTATTACTTGATGCCTTTGAAATATCTTGACCGTTGACAATGACTGAACCTGATGTTGGCTTTTCTAATCCATTTAGAAGGCGAATCATCGTACTTTTACCAGCGCCACTATAGCCGATAATACCGAAAATTTCTCCATTTTTAATCGATAAGCTTACTTGATCAACAGCCGTTAATTGACCGCTCTTTGTTTGGTAAACTTTCGTTACGTTTTGTATATCAATCATCGCTAGGACTCCTTTAACTAAACTAACTACCCATTACTTTTTAATGCTGCGACTATTTTGCTTTATTTCTACCTAATAAAAACAAAAAAACCTTTCTACAAAGACAAGTAGAAAGGTTATCACATCTGTATGTTGAACCGTTCTCTCATCTCTCAAAGTTAAACTTTGTGTGAATTGGCACCTTTGCATAAATGCAGGTTGCCGGGCTTCATAGGGCACTTCCCTCGACCGCTCTTTATAAGAGTAACGCTATTTAGTTTGTTTATTATGAATTTCACTTTAACACGCTAAATTGTATACGTCAATTACTTTTTAATATTTCATACAAAAACGGTACGGATTTAAACGCATAAACTTTTTCCTTTATTTGACCATGTTCGGTAATGATTAAACAAGGCACACTTTCAATCTTTAATTCATAAGGTAAGTCTTCTAAATAATTGATATTTGCCATTCCTAAAGGTAAATCAGGTAATAACACCTCAATAACTTCCAAAAATTTCTTTGAAACATCGC includes these proteins:
- a CDS encoding thioredoxin family protein, with the protein product MEQWTRAQWQQLMNEKEQTAFFVYTPMCGTCDVSKKFLEVIEVLLPDLPLGMANINYLEDLPYELKIESVPCLIITEHGQIKEKVYAFKSVPFLYEILKSN
- a CDS encoding methionine ABC transporter ATP-binding protein: MIDIQNVTKVYQTKSGQLTAVDQVSLSIKNGEIFGIIGYSGAGKSTMIRLLNGLEKPTSGSVIVNGQDISKASSNKLRDARQKISMIFQHFNLLWSRTVEENIAFPLEIAGVSKNERAKRVSELIELVGLAGRGKAYPSQLSGGQKQRVGIARALANNPEVLLCDEATSALDPETTDSILELLLDINKKIGLTIVLITHEMHVIRKICNRVAVMEAGKVVEQGDVLQVFQQPQAPITKNFVSQASGATQETQASLQQIIANYPSGKIVKLSFVGQTTEQPVISQIIKQFDIVVNIVHGKISTTNGGSLGTLYIHIDGPADEVKAALNFLAQHEVQTEVIEHV
- a CDS encoding methionine ABC transporter permease → MFNQLLPNVDWGKMLDATYETLYMTTVATVITFILGILIGIVLFLTSDNQLWANKVAHFLTGSIVNIFRSVPFIVLIILLIPFTKFLLGTIRGANAALPALIIGAAPFYARMVLIALREIDKGVIEAARSMGAKTSTIIWKVLIPESLPALISGITVTAVALVGYTAMAGIIGAGGLGNLAFLDGFQRNRTDVTLMATILILVVVFIIQYIGDYITTKVDKR